Within the uncultured Campylobacter sp. genome, the region CTAAGGCGCATTTTTATATCCCGTTTTACGATTATATTTTATTAATCGTCGGAGTCGCCGCGATCTTGTATCCTGCGATAGAATTTAACGGGCTAGCGCAGCGCCCGGGAAATTATCTAACCAGAGATATCGTAGCATCCTTTATTGGAATTTTCATACTCTTTGAAGCAGGTCGTCGTATGATGGGACCAGCGCTTGGCATTATCGCTTTTACCTTTCTTCTGTATTGTTACTTCGGCCCATATATGCCAGATATCATCGCGCACCGCGGTGCAAGCTTTGAACTGCTTGCAGGACATATGTTTTTAACTACAGAGGGCGTATTTGGCGTGCCGGTAGGGGTCAGCACCAGCTTCATCTATCTGTTCGTGTTATTCGGCGCTCTTTTGGAGCGAGCCGGAGCGGGGCAGTATTTTATAAACGTAGCGTTTGCGATTTTAGGTCGCTTCCGCGGAGGACCCGCCAAGGCTAGCGTAATCGCCAGCGGGCTAACCGGCATGGTAAGTGGCAGCTCGACCGCAAACGTCGTGACAGTGGGCACCTTTACGATCCCTCTAATGAAAAAAGCGGGGCTTACCGCCACTAAGGCGGGCGCTATCGAGGTCGCCGCCGGCGTAAACGGGCAGCTTATGCCGCCTATCATGGGCGCTGCGGCGTTTATCATCGCGGAATTTTTAGGTATGAGCTACACCAACGTAATGATCGCGGCGGTGATCCCCGCTTTCGTCTGCTACGCGGGGTTATTTTTTATCGTACATCTTGAAAGCTGCAAGTTGGGGCTTCACGGTAGCCGCGATTACGCCAAGGTTTCAAAGCTAAAAATTATATTTAGCGGCATTCATTACATAATCCCGATTTTGGTGCTTCTTTTCACTCTATTGATTCTGAAAGAAAGCGCGATCTCTGCGGCGTTTAACTCGATCTGCGTGCTATTTTTAATAATGATCGTACAAGAGCCCGCTAAAAAAACGATATTCGGCGAAAAGGTTGGCAAGTCCGATTTTATCGTCGGCTTTGTCGATATCTTTTGGGCTATGGTGGGCGCTGCCAAAAACATGGTCACCGTCGCCGTTGCCACCGCGCTAGCGGGCATCATCATCGGCTCGATCTCGCTTACCGGGTTGGGACAGGTTCTTTCAGAGCTCGTAGAGGCGGTCGCGGGAAATAGCATAGTACTGATACTTCTGATGACTGCGATAATGAGCCTGATTTTGGGCATGGGGCTTCCTACAACGGCGAATTATATCGTCGTTTCAAGCCTGATTGCGCCAGTGATTTTGATACTAGCGGGCAAAAACGGCTTTTTGATCCCTGCAATCGCGGTGCATCTTTTCGTATTTTATTTCGGAATTTTAGCCGATGATACCCCTCCGGTGGGCATCGCCGCATACGCCGCCGCGGGCATCGCAAAGGCAAATCCCGTAACTGTGGGACTTCAGGGCTTCGTGTATGATCTGCGTACCGCGGTGCTTCCATTTGCGTTTTTCTTCAACAATAAGCTGCTTTTGATCCAAAGCATCGGCGATCCGATGGATTCAAAGAGCATCGTTTGGATCGGCGATCCACTGCAAATCGTGCTGATTTTTGCCACGGCGATCGTGGGTATGTTTGCTTTCAGCTCCTCGCTACAAGGCTGGTTCGTAACCAAGTGCAACATGGTAGAGCGCCTACTATTGCTGCTAGTAACGCCGCTAATGCTGGTGCCTAATATCTGCGCGAAATTCATAGAGTTTATCCCGAGCGAATACGCAAGTTATGGCATCGGCGCTGCGATCTACGCGCTGATCTTTGCAAAGCAGTGGCTTTTAAGGCCCAAAGACTCTGACGATACTCACGCCGAAAATAGCGCGCCTGCGGCGTAAATCTAAATTTGATCCCGCTAAATTTTAAGATAAATTTGCGGGGTCTTATTAAATTTTATCTTCTTATTTTGCATTCTTGCGCCAGGATTTTAAATTTGAATCGACTCTTTACTCTAAATTTAAAACCTCGGCAGATTGTGCTGTGCTGATAAATCTAGTTTAAATTTAAATTTTATCGTTTAGCTCAAATTTAAAGTCGTTGATATGGTGCTGATAAATCTAGTTTAAATTTAAATCCGCCTATATAAACTACTCAAAATTTTAAATTGCGCCGAAGCGATTATGCCCCTTAGTAAGATAAATTTATTCATACGAAGCTACTGTGTTAAAAAACGTCGCATATTAATCCCATGCTAGTCTATAATTATTCCAAGCGCAGGATGCACGAAATCAATAGAGTAAAATCCATTTTTGCCTTGCCACCTGTAATGCCTTCGATGGTTTAAAATATACACGTCCACAAAAGCGAAAATGATTCTTAGAGCAGATAAAATCAAAAACTGTGCAAAATTTTTTCAAAACGATTTGATAATTAAGACTGGGCGTTATAAAATTTTACTTATTTACAGCAATTTCTTGATTATATGTTGTACTTTATTTAAAATAATTTTTATAAAAATATCGATGGAATGGGGAATTATTAGTCAAATTTAATTCTATAAAAATACTTTAATAATTAATATTAAATTTATCCGCTTTGAGTTATAATCCGCGATTAAATTTCAAAATAGAGGAACAAAAATGCAAAAAGATATGTATTTTAAAAAGGCGAAATTTATCGCATTATCGATATGCGCGAGCGTTTCGATTTTATGCGGCGTCGAAGGCTTACTCCTAAGCAGTGACGCGAATAGCACGAATCTTGGCGAAATCGTAGTAAGCGCGAGCGGCTTTCGCCAAGATATCAGGCAGGCGCCGGCCTCCATCTCCACCTTGGATAATAAAGAGATATCAAGCGGCAGATTCACTTCGCTACACGATATTGCGAATAAAATGCCGGGTGTCAGCGTTATTGCAGGCGATGACGGCCCGGCAAGCGGGATATCCATCAGAGGAATGGAAAGCTCCCAAACCCTTGTGCTTATCGACGGCAAACGTGTAAGTTCCGCGGCGGCGAACCCAAAAGGCGGAGCGGGCGATATGAACTCGAATTTTATCCCGCCCGCAGGAGCGATAGAGCGTATCGAGGTGATTAGAGGGCCGATGAGCTCGCTTTACGGGAGCGATGCAGTAGGCGGCGTGATAAATATCATTACAAAAAAGAATTTTTCTAAATTTAGCGGAAGTGCTGCTATATCTACAACTATCCAAGATCACGAGGGTATCGGAAACGGCAAGATGGGCGAAGCCTACGTCAATATTCCCTTCGGGCAGTATGCGGCACTTCAGCTGTGGGGATATAAAAAGCTGCGCGACGAGGATGGCTATAAGGGAGGCTATCAGAAGAGTGATAAATCGGATTCTAACGCCAAACTTTGGCTAACGCCCGATGAAAATAATAAATTTTACTTTCAAACCGGAAGACAAAATCATGATTATTCAAGGACTCTTGGTAAAACCGCCGTTTATCCCAACGCGCGTGGATTAAATCACTATAAATATAAAAGAGAAAATCACGGCGTCGGATATTTGGGTGAGTTTGAGAGCTTAAGTGCTGATATAAGTTATTTTTGGGATAAGACTCGCCGTACGAGCATTTTTGATAGCCTTTCTCCCGCAATCGTAAAAAATAGAAATTTTAATTCCAAATTTACGACTTATCTCGGTATAAATACGCTTACCTTCGGTTACGATTTTAGCAAACAGGATGTGCAAACGACTTTCATCGTTTCGAACGCGAATAGGCAAAATTTACGCTCTCCGCAGCGATTTTCTATGAACGAGCATGCGGGATTTTTAGAGGATGAGATCGAAATTTTGGAAAATACGCTATTTTTAACGCTCGGCGGCAGGCTCACGCACAACGAATACTTCGGCAACCACTTTTCTCCTAGAGCCTACGCGACGTTTAATATAGGCGACACTTGGACGATCAAAGGCGGCGTCGCAACCGGTTATAAAACTCCCAACGTCAATCAAATTTCGCCTGAAGTAGGCACGATTCAGGGCGGCTGGAGGATTATAGATTTCGGTAACAAGGATTTAAAGCCCGAGAAAAGCACGACCTACGAGATCGGGCTTTATTACGACAATGCAGACAATCTGCGCGGCAATATCACGCTATTTAAAAACGACTTCAAAGATAAAATTTTAGATACCGATGGCAGCAATATCAATAGGATTCCCGCCTACGGAGGCTGCGCCGGCGCGCCGAGCGTTAATTGCCCGGGTTGGGGAACGTATTTTAATATAGAAGGAGCCGAGGTTTATGGCGTTGAGCTGAGTGGCGATTACGATATTACTAAGAGGTTAAATTTCAAGGCAAACTACACCTATAGCCACTCCGAGATCGAAACCGGGGATCCTACGATCTATACGCCAAACGGCGCCGTTAAATTTAGCCAAACCAATCTTAGTAGGCTAGATGGCAAATCCCTGACCGCTACTCCGAAGCATGCCGCACATGCGACGCTTAGCTATAGGCCGATCGCTCCGCTTTCTACCTTTATCGGCCTTAATTACGAAAGCGAGCTTACAAGCATACAATTCGGTCCGGGCAATAGAGTCAGCAAAAACGACAAAAAGCTTTTTACTACGGATTTGGGCGCACAATACGATTTAAACGATAATCTGAGCCTAAATTTAACCGCCTACAATGTCTTTGATAACATCCGATACGACGAGGGTCTTGCGGACGACGGCAATTACTATTGGTATCCCGAGGAGGGCAGAAGGTTTTGGTTTAAGGTAAACGCTAAATGGTAAGCCTAAAGAGCTTTCTCGCGGTATTTGACGCGCTCTTTTTAGTGTGCTTATTCGCTTGCGATCTGGGGGCAAAACCGCCGCAAAAGATTGAGCGGGTAAGTGGGGCTGCGCTCGAAATGTTTAACGTGAGCGATTTTATTCTAAAAAGCAAGAGTGGCGAAAAATATAAAATTTTTATAGCTCGCCAAAAAAATGTCGCTCGCTACGATAGGGTAGTTTTTATGGTTGATGCGAACGCGCAAGTTGCTATGTTTTTAAACTCGTATGCGCAAATTTACGCAGGTTTAAATAGCGCGAAAGAAAATGCCGAAACCGGGCCTAAATTAAATAAAACCGTCCTTATAGTAGGCATCGGATACGACAGCCCGCTAGCGTATGATACTAAGCGTCGCACGAGAGATTTAACGCCCGCGGCGAGCGGCGAAGAATATGCAAACGGCGGCGGCGCGGGAGAATTTTACGATTTCGTAAAAGATGAATTATTTCCGCTCGTGGAGAAAAAATACTCTACGGCAAAAAGCGATAAAATTTACTTCGGACATTCGTTCGGCGGGCTATTCGGGATTTATGCTTTGCTGCGCGACGATGGGATTTTCGACGAGTTTTTTATCGCCTCGCCTTCGTTATGGTGGGATGAATCACAACTGATCAGAGATGCCCTAGACGAGGGAAAGCTTAGATCAAATTTAAAAGCGAAATTTATAATGCTCGTTGCCGGCTCGAGTGAAATGCGTAAAGGGAAAACCGATAAAGCGGGAATTTTAAAAGTAGCCGATCTAGCTGAAATTTTAAAAACAAAGGGGCTTTCTTGCGAGTTTAGGCTCTACGAAGGCGCTTCGCACGGCGAAGTAATCCCATTGGCTTTGCGAGATTTAGCGCTATTTACGCAAAGATAATCTTCTATTTAGCCGGTAAAGCCTTGATCTAAACTGCAAGCGTAGGACCGAGCGACGCAGGCTCGCTGATCGCGCCGAAACGCGTCGCCGGATTTAAGAAATTAAATTTTAAAGCCCTTTTGGCTAGTATCGCGCAAATTTAAAGGATGGAAAATGCAAAATTTTAAATGGCAAATTTCAAAGCGGCTCAAGCAGGCGATGCGCGAGCGAGATATCGACAATCTCGCGCTCGTGCGCCGCACGGACGAGCTGTATTCGCGCTCGCACCCGGGCCACGACGAAGATATGCGCGCCGAAGTTTACACGGTTTTGGACGAATACGCGCCCAACGTCGATATTGAAATTTTTGATCTAGTCTGCAGGGTGCTCGGCGTCAAAATAGAGCTAGGCGAGACGCTTGATTGAATAGTCATCGCCGGATTTTATCCGTGCCGTAAAGTTAAATTTAGCGCTACGATAAATCTCAAAATTCTACCTAAAGCCTAGCTACAGAGCTTGCTTAAGTAAATTTTGCCGCAAAATTTCGCCCAAAATCCGCAAGATTAATATCTATTTTAACTGCAAAGTGCTAAATTTAGCGCTAAATTTTAATCCGAGGTAAGCTTTGAACTACTTAATCCAATTTAGTGTGATTTTAGGAATATCTTTTGTTGCGGAGATTTTGGCGGCGCTCGTGCCTGTGCCGATCCCCGCTAGCATCTACGGGCTAGTCATTATGCTTTTAGCCCTGATCTTCAAACTCATCAAAGTATCGCAGATCAGAGAAACCGTGTCGTTTTTTATGCAGATTATGCCGGTGATCTTCATCCCGGCGGGCGCTGCGATCATCATCGCAGGCGATGCGCTACGCCAGCATCTTTTCGCAATCATCGCGATTACAGCAGTCTCTACGGTAGTAGTCATCGGTGCAAGCGGCGCGGTAACGCAGATCTTTTATAAAATCGCCCTCGCCCGCGTTAAGCGTAGACTCTACGCAGCCGCGCACGAACAAGACGGCGTGAATACAAAGGGCGTGGATGCGAAACTGGAGCGCGAAATTTTATCCGGAGACGACAAAAAATGAGAGAAATTTTAATGAACTCCGCTTTTTTCGGCGTGTTTTTGTGCCTAGGCTCGTTTGAGCTGGGGCTTTATCTAAAAAAGCGCTTTAAGTTAACGATTTTCAATCCGCTTCTAATCGGTATCGTGCTTACCGTCTGCGTGCTTTTACTCTTTAAAATTCCATACGAGAAATTTAACGCTAGCGCCTCGCACATTAGCTTTTTCTTAACGCCGATTACCGTCTGTCTAGCTGTGCCGCTATACGAGCAGCTAGCGCTTTTGCGAAGTAATTTTTTAGCTATTTTTGCAGGACTGATTTCGGGTATGATCGCAGGGCTAGGCAGCATCTACGCGATGTCGGTGATATTTGGGCTAAATCACACAATGTATGTCACGCTACTACCGAAATCCGTCACGGCGCCAATCGGTATGGGTATCAGCGAAAGCTTAGGCGGCATCGTGACACTAACGGTGGCCTGCATCATCGCTACGGGCATCATCGGTAGCGTATTTGGCGAGGCACTACTTAAAATTTTTGGCATCAAAAAGGCGATGGCAAAAGGTATCGCCCTAGGCTGCGCGAGCCACGCGATGGGAACGGCGCGCGCTCTTGAGATCGGTGACGTAGAGGGCGCAATGGCGTCTTTAGCGATGGCAGTTACGGGACTTCTTACCGTCATCGGTGCCGGTATTTTTGCACATTTCATCTAAGGAGAAAATATGATAATCTCGATCGCTAGACAAACGGGCGCAGGCGGACGCGAAACCGCGCGCAAACTAGCCGAACGCTTAGGCTACACCTATCTAGCCAAGGCGGATCTGCTCCGCAAAGCAGACGAGCTTGGCTGCTTCGAGCAGATGTATGAGTTCTACAACGAAATGCCCGTAAATACGCTACTTCAGGCAATATCGCACAACGAGCTAGCCAATGAGCAAAAACGTGATCGCATCGTAGCAATCTACGAAAAGATCGTCTCGGGCGGCAACGTTATAGTGCTTGGACGCTGCGCGGGGTTTTTCTTGCGCGGACATCCGGATCTGCTGACGGTATTTTTACGCGCGAGCGATGAGTTTAAGCTTGCCAGATTAGAAAAAGAGGGTCATACCGACGCGCGAGAGTATATGGAAAACAGCGACGCAGGCAGGATGAGCTTTCATCAATACTACACCAACCAAGTCTGGGGCGCGTCCGCAAACTACAATATCTGCATCGACACGTCGTATTGCGGCATCGATAATGCGGTAAATATCATCGAGTATCTGGTCAAACATCACATTGAAAAGTGATTTGTGCCTAAGCGCACAAAAGTGGAATTTGTCTTTTCGAAGATAAATTCCGCTTGATCTCGCAAACCCACCCTACTTCTATTGTAATTTAAAATTCACATCTCTTTCAGCTTGAATTCCATTTGTAAATAACGCATTTTAGGTGTATTATAAAGCCTCTCGTTCAATGCGACATTAAATTCTAAACCGCGCTTGATCGCCATAAAACAGTAAAATTTAGCTAAAATTTGACGAAATTTAAATCCAAATTTAAGGAGATAAAATGCAAAGCAAAGCCCATCTATGCCCAAAATACGGCGAAAACACGATCTATTTCGACGGCATCTGCCACTCATGCAGCCAAAGGCAGAGGCGGGAGGAGATTTTAAATTTAAGCGCGGACGAAGTGGAGGCGATGATCCTAAAAATCGCGGACCGAATTGATGAGATCGAAAAATGGGATGAGATTTACAACGATTTTTGGGCGCTTTTTAGCCTGCGTGACATACACGATCCAAGGATCGCGCGAGCCGCTGCTGCCGCGGAGATCTACTGCCCGCCGGAGCTTTACTTCGGCGCGCCCAAGGACATGAGAGATGCGCTCATAGCAAAACTAGACTCGCTACAAGACAATGCCAAAAACACTCTAAACGACCTACTCTGCGCGCTTGCGTGGCAGGGTGACGAGCAGACGACGCGGCTTTTTTACGAGCTGTATCAAAACCCAAGGCCGTGGCGCCAAAAGCTCTACGCAGGCACCGAAGTTTACGCGCAAATCGGCGGCTGGAGCTTTGATCGGATGGGCTAGCGCAGATCGCTCGTCTTTAATAAATGCCTCACAGCAGTGCGCGTAAGAGATGGCGCGGAGAAAAACGGCGGCTGCCCTAGCGGGCGTGGAGGCGACGACGTCGGCGCGCGAAGCA harbors:
- a CDS encoding TRAP transporter permease, producing MEKSTQNDEQVLEVKSREFTSKKLFWLVTLVCFAWSVFQLYIAYFTLNTNIARSIHLAFAIFIIFSLFPFRPRSKAHFYIPFYDYILLIVGVAAILYPAIEFNGLAQRPGNYLTRDIVASFIGIFILFEAGRRMMGPALGIIAFTFLLYCYFGPYMPDIIAHRGASFELLAGHMFLTTEGVFGVPVGVSTSFIYLFVLFGALLERAGAGQYFINVAFAILGRFRGGPAKASVIASGLTGMVSGSSTANVVTVGTFTIPLMKKAGLTATKAGAIEVAAGVNGQLMPPIMGAAAFIIAEFLGMSYTNVMIAAVIPAFVCYAGLFFIVHLESCKLGLHGSRDYAKVSKLKIIFSGIHYIIPILVLLFTLLILKESAISAAFNSICVLFLIMIVQEPAKKTIFGEKVGKSDFIVGFVDIFWAMVGAAKNMVTVAVATALAGIIIGSISLTGLGQVLSELVEAVAGNSIVLILLMTAIMSLILGMGLPTTANYIVVSSLIAPVILILAGKNGFLIPAIAVHLFVFYFGILADDTPPVGIAAYAAAGIAKANPVTVGLQGFVYDLRTAVLPFAFFFNNKLLLIQSIGDPMDSKSIVWIGDPLQIVLIFATAIVGMFAFSSSLQGWFVTKCNMVERLLLLLVTPLMLVPNICAKFIEFIPSEYASYGIGAAIYALIFAKQWLLRPKDSDDTHAENSAPAA
- a CDS encoding TonB-dependent receptor, with amino-acid sequence MQKDMYFKKAKFIALSICASVSILCGVEGLLLSSDANSTNLGEIVVSASGFRQDIRQAPASISTLDNKEISSGRFTSLHDIANKMPGVSVIAGDDGPASGISIRGMESSQTLVLIDGKRVSSAAANPKGGAGDMNSNFIPPAGAIERIEVIRGPMSSLYGSDAVGGVINIITKKNFSKFSGSAAISTTIQDHEGIGNGKMGEAYVNIPFGQYAALQLWGYKKLRDEDGYKGGYQKSDKSDSNAKLWLTPDENNKFYFQTGRQNHDYSRTLGKTAVYPNARGLNHYKYKRENHGVGYLGEFESLSADISYFWDKTRRTSIFDSLSPAIVKNRNFNSKFTTYLGINTLTFGYDFSKQDVQTTFIVSNANRQNLRSPQRFSMNEHAGFLEDEIEILENTLFLTLGGRLTHNEYFGNHFSPRAYATFNIGDTWTIKGGVATGYKTPNVNQISPEVGTIQGGWRIIDFGNKDLKPEKSTTYEIGLYYDNADNLRGNITLFKNDFKDKILDTDGSNINRIPAYGGCAGAPSVNCPGWGTYFNIEGAEVYGVELSGDYDITKRLNFKANYTYSHSEIETGDPTIYTPNGAVKFSQTNLSRLDGKSLTATPKHAAHATLSYRPIAPLSTFIGLNYESELTSIQFGPGNRVSKNDKKLFTTDLGAQYDLNDNLSLNLTAYNVFDNIRYDEGLADDGNYYWYPEEGRRFWFKVNAKW
- a CDS encoding alpha/beta hydrolase-fold protein translates to MVSLKSFLAVFDALFLVCLFACDLGAKPPQKIERVSGAALEMFNVSDFILKSKSGEKYKIFIARQKNVARYDRVVFMVDANAQVAMFLNSYAQIYAGLNSAKENAETGPKLNKTVLIVGIGYDSPLAYDTKRRTRDLTPAASGEEYANGGGAGEFYDFVKDELFPLVEKKYSTAKSDKIYFGHSFGGLFGIYALLRDDGIFDEFFIASPSLWWDESQLIRDALDEGKLRSNLKAKFIMLVAGSSEMRKGKTDKAGILKVADLAEILKTKGLSCEFRLYEGASHGEVIPLALRDLALFTQR
- a CDS encoding CidA/LrgA family protein yields the protein MNYLIQFSVILGISFVAEILAALVPVPIPASIYGLVIMLLALIFKLIKVSQIRETVSFFMQIMPVIFIPAGAAIIIAGDALRQHLFAIIAITAVSTVVVIGASGAVTQIFYKIALARVKRRLYAAAHEQDGVNTKGVDAKLEREILSGDDKK
- a CDS encoding LrgB family protein, with protein sequence MREILMNSAFFGVFLCLGSFELGLYLKKRFKLTIFNPLLIGIVLTVCVLLLFKIPYEKFNASASHISFFLTPITVCLAVPLYEQLALLRSNFLAIFAGLISGMIAGLGSIYAMSVIFGLNHTMYVTLLPKSVTAPIGMGISESLGGIVTLTVACIIATGIIGSVFGEALLKIFGIKKAMAKGIALGCASHAMGTARALEIGDVEGAMASLAMAVTGLLTVIGAGIFAHFI
- a CDS encoding cytidylate kinase-like family protein, giving the protein MIISIARQTGAGGRETARKLAERLGYTYLAKADLLRKADELGCFEQMYEFYNEMPVNTLLQAISHNELANEQKRDRIVAIYEKIVSGGNVIVLGRCAGFFLRGHPDLLTVFLRASDEFKLARLEKEGHTDAREYMENSDAGRMSFHQYYTNQVWGASANYNICIDTSYCGIDNAVNIIEYLVKHHIEK